From Pandoraea norimbergensis, the proteins below share one genomic window:
- the rplT gene encoding 50S ribosomal protein L20 translates to MPRVKRGVTARARHKKVIAAAKGFRGRRNNVFRIAKQAVMRAGQYAYRDRRNKKRVFRALWIARINAGVRQHGMTYSVFIAGLKKASIELDRKVLSDMAINDKPAFAAVVAQVKAAVAA, encoded by the coding sequence ATGCCTCGAGTCAAACGTGGGGTCACTGCACGGGCCCGCCATAAGAAAGTCATCGCAGCAGCCAAGGGTTTCCGCGGCCGCCGCAATAACGTCTTCCGCATCGCTAAGCAAGCGGTTATGCGCGCTGGGCAATATGCCTATCGCGATCGCCGTAACAAGAAGCGCGTGTTCCGCGCCTTGTGGATTGCGCGTATCAATGCAGGTGTGCGTCAGCACGGTATGACCTACAGCGTGTTTATCGCTGGTCTGAAGAAGGCCTCGATCGAACTCGACCGTAAGGTGCTGTCCGACATGGCCATCAACGACAAGCCGGCATTTGCCGCGGTTGTCGCCCAGGTGAAAGCCGCCGTCGCAGCCTGA
- the thrS gene encoding threonine--tRNA ligase: MISVRLPDGSQRQYEAPLTVAQVAGSIGTGLAKAALAGRVDGKLVDTSYLIDRDVNLAIVTDKDADGLDVIRHSTAHLLAYAVKELFPEAQVTIGPVIENGFYYDFAFHRPFTPEDLEAIEKKMHELAKKDEPVTREVLSRDDAVRLFLSMGEKYKAEIIESIPATDEIGLYREGKFVDLCRGPHVPSTGKLKVFKLMKVAGAYWRGDAKNEQLQRIYGTAWTKKEDQEAYLHMLEEAEKRDHRKLGKALDLYHMQEEAPGLVFWHPKGWTLWQQIEQYMRRVYRNNGYQEVKGPQILDRSLWEKSGHWQNYKDNMFTTESENRSYALKPMNCPGHVLIFNSSLHSYRDLPLRYGEFGQCHRNEPSGGLHGLMRVRGFTQDDGHIFCTEDQILDECVNYTALLHAVYKDFGFSDMIYKVATRPEHRVGSDENWDKAEFALMESLRRSGCEFVIAEGDGAFYGPKIEYTLKDALGRQWQCGTMQVDFSMPERLDAEYVAEDNSRKRPVMLHRAILGSLERFIGILIEHHAGAMPAWLAPEQLIVMNVSEKTADYALEVTKKLQEQGLRARADLRNEKISYKIREHSLQKVPYLVVVGDKEQEANTVAVRARGGVDLGVMPVDALIERLAQECASFQ; the protein is encoded by the coding sequence ATGATTTCGGTACGTTTGCCTGATGGTTCGCAACGCCAGTACGAAGCCCCGCTGACGGTGGCCCAGGTCGCCGGCTCGATCGGCACGGGTCTGGCCAAGGCGGCTCTCGCCGGCCGCGTCGACGGTAAGCTCGTCGATACGTCCTATCTGATCGATCGCGACGTCAATCTGGCAATCGTCACGGACAAGGACGCCGACGGTCTCGACGTCATCCGTCACTCGACGGCTCACTTGCTGGCGTATGCCGTCAAGGAGCTGTTCCCCGAGGCGCAGGTCACGATCGGCCCGGTCATCGAGAACGGCTTCTACTACGACTTTGCATTCCACCGCCCCTTCACGCCGGAAGATCTCGAAGCCATCGAGAAGAAGATGCACGAGCTCGCCAAGAAGGATGAGCCGGTCACGCGCGAAGTGCTCTCGCGTGACGACGCCGTGCGTCTGTTCCTGTCGATGGGCGAGAAGTACAAGGCCGAGATCATCGAATCGATTCCCGCGACGGACGAAATCGGTCTGTACCGCGAAGGCAAGTTCGTCGATCTTTGCCGCGGTCCGCACGTGCCGTCCACGGGCAAGCTCAAGGTCTTCAAGCTGATGAAGGTGGCCGGCGCCTACTGGCGCGGCGACGCGAAGAACGAGCAGTTGCAGCGCATCTACGGTACGGCCTGGACGAAGAAGGAAGATCAGGAAGCGTACCTGCACATGCTGGAAGAGGCCGAAAAGCGCGATCACCGCAAGCTGGGCAAGGCGCTCGACCTCTACCACATGCAGGAAGAGGCGCCGGGTCTCGTCTTCTGGCACCCGAAGGGCTGGACGCTCTGGCAGCAGATCGAGCAGTACATGCGCCGCGTCTACCGCAACAACGGTTACCAGGAAGTGAAGGGTCCGCAGATTCTCGACCGTTCGCTGTGGGAGAAGTCGGGCCACTGGCAGAACTACAAAGACAACATGTTCACGACGGAATCGGAGAACCGCTCCTACGCGCTCAAGCCGATGAACTGTCCGGGCCATGTGCTGATTTTCAACTCGTCGCTGCATAGCTATCGCGATCTGCCGCTGCGCTACGGTGAATTCGGTCAGTGCCACCGCAACGAGCCGTCGGGCGGCTTGCACGGCCTGATGCGCGTGCGCGGCTTCACGCAGGACGATGGTCACATCTTCTGTACGGAAGACCAGATTCTCGACGAGTGCGTGAACTACACGGCCCTGCTGCACGCGGTGTACAAGGATTTCGGCTTCTCGGACATGATCTACAAGGTCGCGACGCGCCCTGAGCATCGTGTCGGTTCCGACGAAAACTGGGACAAGGCCGAATTCGCGCTGATGGAATCGCTGCGCCGTTCGGGCTGCGAATTCGTGATCGCCGAGGGCGATGGCGCGTTCTACGGTCCGAAGATCGAGTACACGCTCAAGGATGCGCTGGGCCGTCAGTGGCAGTGCGGCACGATGCAGGTCGATTTCTCGATGCCGGAGCGTCTGGATGCCGAGTATGTGGCGGAAGACAACAGCCGCAAGCGTCCGGTCATGCTTCACCGTGCCATTCTGGGTTCGTTAGAGCGTTTCATCGGTATTTTGATCGAGCACCATGCTGGTGCAATGCCCGCCTGGCTGGCGCCGGAGCAGCTGATCGTGATGAATGTGTCCGAAAAAACGGCCGATTACGCACTCGAAGTGACGAAAAAGTTGCAAGAACAAGGGCTTAGGGCTCGGGCCGATTTGCGCAACGAGAAAATTAGCTATAAAATACGCGAGCACTCGTTGCAGAAAGTTCCCTATCTCGTGGTAGTGGGGGACAAAGAGCAAGAGGCGAATACGGTAGCCGTGCGTGCCCGTGGCGGCGTGGATCTGGGTGTGATGCCCGTTGACGCGCTCATCGAACGTCTTGCGCAAGAATGCGCATCGTTCCAATAA
- a CDS encoding MerR family transcriptional regulator — MDHVALPPIPAKRYFTIGEVSELCGVKPHVLRYWEQEFTQLRPVKRRGNRRYYQHHEVLLIRRIRELLYEQGFTINGARNRLEADTPRGARNAVAAAARAATEAGADDTETGFDVDDLRRKLEGVIDLLKT, encoded by the coding sequence ATGGATCACGTTGCCTTGCCGCCGATTCCCGCCAAGCGTTACTTCACCATCGGTGAAGTGAGCGAGTTGTGTGGCGTCAAGCCGCACGTGCTGCGCTACTGGGAGCAGGAGTTCACGCAACTGCGCCCGGTCAAACGCCGTGGCAATCGACGGTACTACCAACATCATGAAGTCCTGCTGATCCGGCGTATCCGGGAACTGCTCTATGAGCAAGGCTTCACCATCAACGGTGCCCGCAACCGGCTTGAAGCCGACACGCCGCGGGGTGCCCGCAACGCGGTCGCCGCTGCGGCACGCGCTGCCACCGAGGCGGGTGCGGACGATACCGAGACTGGCTTCGACGTGGACGATCTGCGCCGCAAGCTCGAAGGTGTCATCGATCTGCTGAAGACCTGA
- the pheS gene encoding phenylalanine--tRNA ligase subunit alpha, with protein sequence MDLELIVSEAQRAFAAAPDAAALENEKARFLGKTGQLTELLKGLGKLDPEARKSEGARINAAKQQIEGALQARRQAMADALLDARLSAEAIDVTLPGRGLGAGSLHPVLNTWERVEQIFRSIGFDVADGPEIETDWFNFTALNSPENHPARSMQDTFYVEGNDDAGKPLLLRTHTSPMQVRYARMNKPPIKVIAPGRTYRVDSDATHSPMFHQVEGLWIAEDISFADLKGVYTDFLRKFFERDDIQVRFRPSYFPFTEPSAEIDMQFETGKNAGKWLEISGSGQVHPSVVRNMGLDPERYIGFAFGSGLERLTMLRYGVQDLRLFYENDLRFLRQFM encoded by the coding sequence ATGGATCTGGAACTTATCGTCAGCGAAGCGCAGCGTGCGTTCGCCGCCGCTCCCGACGCCGCCGCGCTGGAAAACGAGAAAGCCCGCTTTCTTGGCAAAACCGGCCAATTGACCGAGTTGCTCAAAGGCCTCGGCAAGCTCGATCCCGAAGCCCGCAAGAGCGAAGGCGCACGGATCAACGCGGCCAAGCAACAGATCGAAGGCGCCTTGCAGGCGCGCCGTCAAGCCATGGCCGATGCGCTGCTCGATGCGCGCCTGTCCGCCGAGGCCATCGACGTGACGCTGCCCGGGCGTGGTCTGGGTGCCGGTAGCCTGCACCCCGTGCTCAATACCTGGGAGCGCGTTGAACAGATTTTCCGTTCCATCGGCTTCGACGTGGCCGACGGCCCCGAGATCGAAACCGACTGGTTCAACTTCACTGCCCTGAACAGCCCGGAAAACCATCCGGCCCGTTCGATGCAGGACACCTTCTATGTCGAAGGTAACGACGACGCCGGCAAGCCGTTGCTGCTGCGCACGCACACCAGCCCGATGCAGGTGCGTTATGCGCGCATGAACAAGCCGCCGATCAAGGTCATCGCCCCGGGGCGTACCTATCGCGTCGACTCGGATGCCACGCACTCGCCGATGTTCCATCAGGTCGAAGGCCTGTGGATTGCCGAAGACATCAGCTTTGCCGACCTGAAGGGCGTGTACACCGATTTTCTGCGCAAGTTCTTCGAGCGCGACGACATTCAGGTGCGCTTCCGCCCGTCGTACTTCCCGTTCACGGAACCGTCCGCCGAGATCGACATGCAATTTGAAACCGGCAAGAACGCCGGCAAGTGGCTGGAGATTTCGGGTTCGGGGCAGGTGCATCCGAGCGTGGTGCGCAACATGGGTCTCGACCCCGAGCGCTACATCGGTTTCGCGTTCGGCTCCGGCCTCGAGCGCCTGACGATGCTGCGCTATGGCGTGCAGGACTTGCGTCTGTTCTACGAGAACGATCTGCGCTTCCTGCGCCAATTCATGTAA
- a CDS encoding integration host factor subunit alpha has translation MNEMNPGEFEAMLAAQRIALGRSEVNEVGTEAPTLTKAELAELLFEHVGLNKREAKDMVEAFFESIRDALESGDSVKLSGFGNFQLRDKPQRPGRNPKTGEAIPIAARRVVTFHASQKLKSMVESGVLSK, from the coding sequence ATGAACGAAATGAATCCTGGTGAATTTGAAGCCATGCTCGCGGCGCAGCGAATCGCGCTGGGTCGTAGCGAAGTGAACGAAGTCGGCACCGAAGCGCCGACGCTGACCAAGGCCGAACTGGCCGAGTTGTTGTTCGAGCATGTGGGTCTGAACAAGCGCGAGGCCAAGGATATGGTCGAAGCGTTTTTCGAATCGATCCGCGACGCGCTCGAATCGGGTGACAGCGTCAAGCTCTCCGGCTTCGGCAACTTCCAGTTGCGCGACAAGCCGCAACGCCCGGGCCGCAATCCGAAGACGGGGGAGGCGATTCCGATCGCCGCCCGTCGTGTCGTGACCTTCCACGCCAGTCAGAAGCTCAAGTCGATGGTGGAGTCTGGCGTACTGAGCAAGTAA
- the pheT gene encoding phenylalanine--tRNA ligase subunit beta encodes MQFSESWLRTLVDPDLSTDALAHALTMSGLEVEETDPVAPPFTGVVVAKVLEVARHPDADRLNVCQVDAGTGETLTIVCGAPNVAPGIKVPCATVGAALPPAEPGAAPFQIKIGKLRGVQSFGMLCSARELKLSEDHGGLMILPEDAPVGMNIREYLDLDDTVFVVKLTPNKADCLSLLGVAREVAAITGAPLKDLPGQGAQPSTIADTFPVKITSPEGCGRFGGRIIRNVNAAAPSPRWMVERLERAGQRSISALVDITNYVMLELGQPLHVYDLNRLQGGIDVRFGRAGETLKLLNEQTVTLDESVLAITDASGPIGLAGIMGGDSTKAGLETQNIFLEGAFFFPQAIQGRARKYNFTSDASHRFERGVDFAGNVRALERATQLVLEICGGQAGPLEDQVARLPERKPVTMRVARAVKILGVPVSEQEMGEIFTRLGLPFALKDGVFEVTPPSYRFDIEIEEDLIEEIARIYGFDRIPANPPVAASAMRPTQEGRRSQHAVRHAIAARDYHETVGFSFVDVEWEADFAGNDNPIKLLNPIASHLAVMRSTLIGSLIATTRYNLNRKTSRVRVFEIGRTYHRDNTVASGELTVGGYRQPVTVAALAYGPVFDEQWGAASRQVDFFDVKGDLEALLAPRTARFVKAEHPALHPGRSAAIEVDGKRVGFVGELHPRWQQKYDLPHAPVLFEIEAEALFARDVASYEEISKFPPVTRDLALVVSQSQAVQPLIDAMLAAREDDPACSVVQSVRLFDEFRPKAGAASGSLGAQDKSLAFRVTLQDPSGTLQDETVERAVAALVQRVGDAFGARLRA; translated from the coding sequence ATGCAATTCTCTGAATCGTGGCTGCGTACCCTGGTCGACCCAGATCTGTCGACCGACGCGTTGGCGCACGCCCTGACGATGTCCGGGCTCGAAGTCGAGGAAACCGACCCCGTCGCCCCGCCGTTTACCGGCGTCGTGGTGGCGAAGGTGCTCGAAGTGGCCCGTCACCCGGATGCTGACCGCCTGAACGTTTGCCAGGTGGATGCCGGCACCGGCGAGACGCTCACCATTGTGTGCGGCGCGCCCAATGTTGCCCCGGGCATCAAAGTGCCGTGCGCCACGGTTGGCGCCGCACTGCCGCCGGCAGAACCCGGCGCGGCCCCGTTCCAGATCAAGATCGGCAAACTGCGCGGCGTGCAGAGCTTCGGTATGCTGTGTTCTGCCCGTGAGCTCAAGCTCTCGGAAGACCATGGCGGTCTGATGATCTTGCCGGAAGATGCCCCCGTCGGCATGAACATCCGTGAGTATCTCGACTTGGACGACACCGTCTTCGTCGTGAAGCTCACCCCGAACAAGGCCGATTGCCTCTCGTTGCTCGGCGTCGCGCGCGAAGTGGCCGCGATCACTGGCGCCCCGCTGAAGGATTTGCCGGGCCAAGGCGCGCAGCCGTCGACGATCGCCGACACGTTCCCTGTCAAGATCACCTCGCCGGAAGGCTGTGGTCGTTTCGGTGGCCGTATCATCCGCAACGTGAATGCCGCGGCGCCGTCGCCGCGCTGGATGGTCGAGCGCCTTGAGCGCGCCGGTCAGCGCAGCATCTCGGCACTGGTCGACATCACCAACTACGTGATGCTCGAACTGGGCCAGCCGCTGCACGTGTATGACCTGAACCGTCTGCAGGGCGGCATCGACGTGCGCTTCGGCCGCGCGGGCGAAACGCTCAAACTGCTCAACGAACAAACCGTCACGCTCGACGAGAGCGTGCTCGCCATTACTGACGCCAGCGGCCCGATCGGGCTGGCCGGCATCATGGGCGGCGACTCGACCAAGGCCGGTCTGGAAACGCAGAACATCTTCCTGGAAGGTGCGTTCTTCTTCCCGCAAGCCATTCAGGGCCGCGCCCGCAAGTACAACTTCACGAGCGATGCGTCGCACCGTTTCGAGCGCGGCGTCGATTTCGCCGGCAACGTGCGTGCGCTGGAACGCGCCACGCAACTCGTGTTGGAAATCTGCGGCGGCCAGGCTGGCCCGCTGGAAGATCAAGTGGCGCGTCTGCCCGAGCGCAAGCCGGTGACGATGCGTGTGGCCCGTGCCGTTAAGATTCTCGGCGTGCCGGTGAGCGAGCAGGAGATGGGTGAGATCTTCACGCGCCTCGGTCTGCCGTTCGCGCTGAAGGACGGTGTGTTCGAAGTCACGCCGCCGTCGTATCGCTTCGACATCGAAATCGAAGAAGACCTGATCGAAGAAATTGCACGCATCTACGGCTTCGACCGCATTCCGGCCAACCCGCCGGTCGCGGCAAGCGCCATGCGTCCGACGCAAGAAGGCCGCCGCTCGCAGCACGCGGTGCGTCACGCCATTGCCGCGCGCGACTATCACGAGACGGTGGGCTTCAGCTTCGTCGACGTGGAATGGGAAGCTGACTTTGCCGGCAACGACAACCCGATCAAGTTGCTCAACCCGATCGCGAGTCACCTTGCCGTGATGCGTTCCACGCTCATCGGCAGCCTGATCGCGACCACGCGCTACAACCTGAACCGCAAGACATCGCGCGTTCGCGTGTTCGAAATCGGCCGCACGTATCACCGCGACAACACGGTGGCGTCGGGTGAGCTGACGGTGGGCGGCTATCGCCAGCCAGTGACCGTGGCGGCACTCGCCTACGGTCCGGTGTTCGACGAACAATGGGGCGCCGCATCGCGTCAGGTCGACTTCTTCGACGTGAAGGGCGATCTCGAAGCACTGCTCGCACCGCGTACCGCACGCTTCGTGAAGGCCGAGCATCCGGCCTTGCATCCGGGACGCAGCGCGGCCATCGAAGTCGACGGTAAGCGCGTCGGCTTCGTGGGTGAATTGCATCCGCGTTGGCAGCAGAAGTACGATCTGCCGCACGCACCGGTGCTGTTCGAGATCGAGGCGGAGGCGCTGTTCGCGCGCGATGTGGCGAGCTACGAGGAGATCTCGAAGTTCCCGCCGGTCACGCGAGATCTCGCACTCGTGGTGTCGCAGTCGCAGGCGGTGCAGCCGCTGATCGACGCGATGCTGGCGGCACGTGAGGACGACCCGGCATGCAGCGTGGTGCAGTCCGTGCGCCTGTTTGACGAGTTCCGTCCGAAGGCCGGCGCAGCGTCGGGATCGCTTGGCGCGCAAGACAAAAGCCTGGCGTTTCGTGTTACTCTGCAAGACCCCTCGGGTACCCTCCAGGACGAGACCGTCGAGCGCGCTGTCGCTGCGTTGGTACAACGGGTTGGAGACGCGTTCGGCGCACGATTGCGCGCGTAA
- a CDS encoding bifunctional diguanylate cyclase/phosphodiesterase — MVEPSTAGARRGRWTTSYRSIVAILIFGFLILVLVWTAVLWRISLEHKAILRDAAASASTVASALEQQTLRAIRQVDQITRFVKFEFEHHRSEFSLNGALDAGIVADRHMVLVSLADAKGNITAATIPGRSNGVSIADREHFRVHLDDASENLFISHPVFGRVSRKWVLQFSRRLNNPDGSFAGVVVVSQEPSYFTADFYTNAVLGQYGQIAVIADDGTLLARSTGAGVAVTGTGELPPFPAAQRNSGVQRDPIDGVERVVAYRHLGDYPLAVQVGLSMDEELAEYRHVERVYLTMATFVSVALVVFFALIAYLMQRLIGRDQQLTRLISYDALTGLPNRYALMESLRNDLADAGDVGKVALLHIDLDNFKSVNDTLGHAQGDEIIRQVAERFIARVPSDALLARFAGDEFMVVLRGDEAVTQAEPLAEALLAVLKAPMVADSTSFALHASIGVTFWSKPEETEADLIKKADLAMYSAKEAGKSVVRVYSQQMTYQAHQLVVWERQMEQALANGEFFLAYQPIVALESDCICGMEALIRWRHPERGVIAAGEFIPLAETTGQIVAIGEFALAQACRQLAAWRDTPMASLRLAVNVSSVQFWRGDICELVERYVREYDIGPSRLELEITESVMVKNPALVESKINQLKRTGVRIALDDFGTGYSSLSYLTRFAVDTLKVDRSFVESIPDSSRSCLMISNIVNIARSLGIELIVEGVENERQLAWLRHFVPLAAQGYWFSRPVEIEQMESVIARFGICG; from the coding sequence ATGGTGGAACCGAGCACGGCGGGAGCGAGGCGGGGGCGCTGGACGACGTCCTATCGTTCAATCGTCGCGATTCTGATTTTCGGTTTCCTGATCCTTGTCCTCGTCTGGACAGCGGTGCTGTGGCGCATTTCCCTCGAACACAAGGCCATTCTGCGAGACGCCGCCGCGTCGGCATCGACCGTCGCCAGCGCGCTGGAACAGCAGACCTTGCGCGCTATCCGTCAGGTCGATCAGATCACCCGCTTCGTCAAATTCGAGTTCGAACATCATCGCAGCGAGTTCAGTCTGAACGGGGCGCTGGATGCGGGGATCGTCGCCGACCGTCACATGGTGCTCGTGAGTCTGGCCGATGCCAAAGGCAACATCACGGCGGCCACCATCCCGGGGCGTAGCAACGGCGTGAGCATTGCCGATCGCGAGCATTTTCGCGTTCATCTCGACGACGCGAGCGAGAACCTCTTCATCAGTCACCCCGTATTCGGCCGCGTATCACGCAAGTGGGTGCTGCAATTCTCGCGTCGTCTGAACAACCCGGACGGCAGCTTCGCCGGGGTCGTCGTCGTTTCGCAAGAGCCGAGTTACTTCACCGCAGACTTCTACACTAACGCCGTGCTCGGGCAGTACGGTCAGATCGCTGTGATCGCCGACGATGGCACGCTGCTCGCGCGCAGCACCGGCGCAGGGGTGGCCGTGACTGGGACGGGCGAGTTGCCGCCGTTTCCCGCCGCGCAGCGTAACTCGGGTGTACAGCGCGATCCGATCGACGGTGTTGAACGCGTGGTGGCTTACCGCCATCTCGGCGACTATCCGCTGGCCGTTCAGGTTGGCTTGTCGATGGACGAGGAACTCGCTGAGTATCGTCACGTGGAGCGCGTCTATCTCACGATGGCGACGTTCGTCTCGGTGGCGCTGGTGGTGTTCTTCGCGCTCATTGCCTACCTGATGCAGCGCCTGATCGGTCGCGATCAGCAACTCACACGGTTGATCTCCTACGACGCGCTAACCGGGCTGCCGAATCGCTATGCATTGATGGAGTCGTTGCGAAACGACCTGGCCGATGCGGGCGACGTCGGCAAAGTGGCCTTGCTGCATATTGATCTGGACAACTTCAAGAGCGTGAACGACACCCTGGGGCACGCGCAGGGTGACGAGATCATCCGGCAGGTGGCGGAGCGCTTTATCGCGCGCGTGCCGTCCGACGCTTTGCTGGCGCGCTTTGCCGGCGACGAGTTCATGGTGGTGTTGCGGGGCGACGAGGCGGTGACTCAAGCCGAACCGCTCGCCGAAGCCCTGCTTGCCGTCTTGAAGGCGCCGATGGTGGCCGATAGCACGTCGTTTGCGCTGCACGCGAGTATCGGTGTGACCTTCTGGTCCAAGCCGGAGGAAACCGAAGCCGATCTGATCAAGAAGGCCGATCTCGCCATGTATTCGGCGAAAGAGGCGGGCAAGAGCGTCGTGAGGGTGTACTCGCAACAGATGACGTATCAGGCGCACCAGTTAGTGGTGTGGGAGCGTCAGATGGAGCAAGCGCTCGCCAACGGTGAGTTTTTCCTGGCGTATCAGCCGATCGTCGCGCTTGAGTCGGATTGCATCTGCGGCATGGAGGCATTGATCCGGTGGCGTCACCCCGAGCGTGGCGTGATTGCCGCGGGGGAATTCATCCCGCTGGCCGAGACGACGGGGCAGATTGTCGCCATCGGTGAGTTTGCTTTGGCGCAGGCCTGCCGGCAACTGGCCGCGTGGCGCGATACGCCGATGGCATCGTTGCGCCTCGCGGTAAACGTCTCGTCGGTGCAGTTCTGGCGCGGCGATATCTGCGAACTGGTCGAGCGTTACGTGCGTGAATACGACATCGGGCCCAGCCGCCTGGAGTTGGAGATTACCGAGTCGGTGATGGTCAAGAACCCGGCGCTGGTCGAGTCGAAGATCAACCAGCTCAAGCGCACGGGCGTGCGAATCGCGCTCGACGACTTCGGTACCGGTTATTCGTCGTTATCCTATCTGACGCGCTTCGCCGTCGACACGCTCAAGGTCGACCGCTCCTTTGTCGAATCGATTCCCGACTCGTCGCGCTCGTGCCTGATGATTTCGAACATCGTGAACATTGCGCGCTCGCTGGGTATCGAGTTGATCGTCGAGGGCGTGGAGAACGAACGGCAACTGGCGTGGTTGCGTCACTTTGTTCCGTTGGCGGCCCAGGGCTACTGGTTTTCCCGGCCGGTGGAAATCGAACAGATGGAATCGGTAATTGCGCGTTTCGGCATTTGCGGATAA
- the rpmI gene encoding 50S ribosomal protein L35, with translation MPKMKTKSGAKKRFRVRPGGTVKRGQAFKRHILTKKSTKNKRHLRGAVGVHDSDMNSVRAMLPFA, from the coding sequence ATGCCTAAGATGAAAACCAAGAGCGGTGCCAAGAAGCGCTTTCGCGTGCGTCCGGGCGGTACCGTTAAGCGTGGTCAGGCTTTCAAGCGTCACATTTTGACGAAGAAGTCCACCAAGAATAAGCGTCACCTGCGCGGTGCCGTCGGCGTTCATGATTCCGATATGAACTCCGTACGCGCAATGCTGCCCTTCGCTTAA
- the infC gene encoding translation initiation factor IF-3: MATDKSHRINGEITAPEVRLTGVDGEALGIMKLAEAFRLSEEADVDLVEIAPTAQPPVCRLMDYGKFKYSEQKKAHENKLKQKIVQIKEVKFRPGTDDGDYNVKLRNLKRFLEDGDKTKITLRFRGREMAHQEIGARMLERLKSDLEEFGQPEQMPKMEGRQMIMVIAPKKK, translated from the coding sequence ATCGCTACCGATAAGTCGCATCGCATTAATGGCGAAATCACCGCGCCTGAAGTGCGTCTAACTGGCGTTGATGGCGAGGCTCTCGGCATCATGAAACTGGCCGAAGCTTTCCGTCTGTCCGAAGAGGCTGATGTCGATCTGGTGGAAATCGCACCGACGGCGCAGCCGCCGGTGTGCCGTCTGATGGACTACGGCAAGTTCAAGTATTCGGAACAGAAGAAGGCGCACGAGAACAAGCTGAAGCAGAAGATTGTCCAGATCAAGGAAGTCAAATTCCGGCCTGGCACTGACGACGGCGACTACAACGTCAAGTTGCGCAATCTGAAGCGGTTCCTCGAAGACGGCGATAAGACCAAGATCACGCTGCGTTTCCGCGGCCGTGAGATGGCTCACCAGGAAATCGGTGCTCGTATGCTGGAACGTCTGAAGTCCGACCTCGAAGAGTTCGGTCAGCCGGAACAGATGCCGAAGATGGAAGGCCGTCAGATGATCATGGTCATCGCGCCGAAGAAGAAATAA